One genomic window of Desulfovibrio psychrotolerans includes the following:
- a CDS encoding M16 family metallopeptidase: MFQRFSGFLSGLVIMIVMISLFHFVDKPSELTSEAMLPTANTPVSPMESSPATAPRTSAASVASASAADIPSWGANVTRLPNGLTVLTLEDARFPLVSVRLYVHAGSAYETPKLAGISHLLEHMVFKGTEKRPKGGMAEAIEGAGGYINAATSFDYTVYLADVPDAHWRTAMDVLKDMAFHAIIDPAELESEKKVVISELERGEDNPSQLLFKRISAKTLPGTPYAHPIIGYHETVNAITREDIKNYIAEYYQPQSMLLVVSGNIRQAEVLREAESMFGGLKNTRPVTPPASIDITPFADGPTVTVEHGKWNKVYMSAALPIHGFNDARATSLEVLAQLMGGDPTSLLYRTFKYEKQLVDSISLGAYAFERVGFLYLTAVLDADKTETFWNELVAMLAGLNASQFTDEELERARMNLEDSMFRVKETLPGLTSKIGMFQFFNNGEQGEANYILQLRQTGHAQLQEAISAYLRPEKMHAVFLLPEEASLSATALEKATRKIWPVNPAAVKKADAESRGTETEIVELGNGRTVILIPDDTLPYVAMDMVFQGGDSLLESSRQGLAELTARTLTKGTASFNATAMEEFQSNRASDIGASAGRQTFTVRTKFPERFSDDMLGLFRDVLLTPAFADEEVTREVTNQKAAIKSREDQPLGLAFRHMFPFLFRNHSYGYYHLGTEDVLDAFTRQDLTTFWAEQMRQPWTIAVCGRFDRDAILRMAAALPVPQADKLSLPVPEWGTDPSKTLTLQDRNQAHLLMVFKTAPMGTEDGPGLDLLQTILSGQSGLLFSDLRDKHGLGYTVTAFPWQSELAGILVFYIGTDPEKEEEALAGFRRVIADLHANLLPEEQLVRGKNLMRGDYYRNHQSLGSRSSEAAGLASSGFPLDMNRAAVEMAEKLTAEDLRTLARKYLTPDSAYIIRVVP; this comes from the coding sequence ATGTTTCAACGATTTTCCGGCTTCCTGTCAGGTCTGGTCATCATGATCGTCATGATATCCCTGTTCCACTTTGTGGATAAACCCTCTGAACTCACCAGCGAGGCCATGTTGCCCACTGCAAATACTCCCGTTTCCCCGATGGAATCGTCTCCTGCAACGGCCCCCCGGACATCCGCCGCATCCGTTGCCTCCGCTTCTGCCGCAGACATTCCGTCTTGGGGCGCAAACGTCACCCGCCTTCCCAACGGCCTCACCGTGCTTACTCTGGAAGACGCGCGCTTTCCCCTCGTCTCCGTAAGACTGTACGTCCATGCGGGCTCCGCCTATGAAACTCCCAAGCTGGCGGGCATAAGTCACCTGCTGGAGCACATGGTCTTCAAGGGCACGGAAAAGCGGCCCAAGGGCGGCATGGCAGAAGCCATTGAAGGAGCCGGAGGCTACATAAACGCGGCCACCAGCTTCGACTACACGGTCTACCTTGCCGATGTCCCGGACGCCCACTGGCGCACCGCCATGGACGTGCTCAAAGATATGGCCTTCCATGCCATCATAGACCCCGCCGAACTGGAATCGGAAAAAAAGGTGGTCATATCCGAACTGGAGCGCGGCGAAGACAACCCCAGCCAGCTGCTGTTCAAGCGCATTTCGGCCAAAACCCTGCCGGGCACGCCCTATGCCCATCCCATCATCGGCTACCACGAAACGGTCAACGCCATCACGCGTGAAGACATAAAGAATTACATCGCGGAATACTATCAGCCCCAGTCCATGCTGCTGGTGGTCAGCGGCAATATCCGTCAGGCAGAGGTGCTGCGCGAGGCGGAATCCATGTTCGGCGGCCTTAAAAACACACGCCCCGTCACCCCGCCTGCTTCCATAGACATCACCCCCTTTGCGGACGGCCCCACCGTAACCGTGGAACACGGCAAGTGGAACAAGGTGTACATGAGTGCCGCCCTGCCCATCCACGGCTTCAACGATGCGCGCGCCACCTCTCTGGAGGTGCTGGCGCAACTCATGGGCGGCGACCCCACTTCGCTGCTGTACCGCACCTTCAAGTACGAAAAGCAGCTTGTAGACAGCATCTCACTGGGAGCCTACGCCTTCGAACGGGTCGGCTTCCTGTACCTCACCGCCGTGCTCGACGCCGATAAAACGGAAACCTTCTGGAATGAGCTGGTGGCCATGCTTGCGGGGCTGAACGCCTCGCAATTCACCGATGAGGAGCTTGAGCGGGCCCGCATGAATCTGGAAGATTCCATGTTCCGGGTCAAGGAAACCCTGCCCGGGCTCACCTCCAAGATAGGCATGTTCCAGTTCTTTAATAACGGCGAGCAGGGCGAGGCCAACTACATCCTGCAACTGCGCCAGACAGGACATGCCCAGTTGCAGGAGGCCATCAGCGCCTATCTCCGGCCGGAAAAGATGCACGCCGTCTTCCTGCTGCCGGAAGAAGCCTCCTTAAGCGCCACGGCTCTGGAAAAAGCCACCCGTAAAATCTGGCCTGTCAACCCGGCTGCCGTAAAAAAGGCTGATGCGGAATCCCGTGGAACCGAAACAGAAATCGTGGAACTGGGCAACGGCCGAACCGTCATCCTCATTCCGGACGACACTCTGCCTTATGTCGCCATGGACATGGTATTTCAGGGCGGCGACAGCCTGCTCGAATCATCCCGGCAGGGCTTGGCAGAACTCACCGCCCGCACCCTGACCAAGGGCACGGCATCCTTCAACGCCACAGCCATGGAAGAATTCCAGTCCAACCGCGCCTCGGACATAGGTGCCAGTGCAGGCAGGCAAACCTTCACCGTGCGCACCAAGTTCCCGGAACGATTCAGCGACGACATGCTCGGCCTTTTCCGCGATGTGCTGCTCACACCTGCCTTCGCTGACGAGGAAGTGACAAGAGAGGTCACCAACCAGAAGGCCGCCATCAAATCGCGGGAAGACCAGCCGCTGGGCCTCGCCTTCCGGCACATGTTCCCCTTCCTGTTCCGCAACCACAGTTACGGCTATTACCATCTCGGCACGGAAGACGTACTGGATGCCTTCACCCGGCAGGACCTCACTACCTTCTGGGCCGAGCAGATGCGGCAACCGTGGACCATCGCTGTGTGTGGCCGGTTCGACCGTGACGCCATTCTCCGCATGGCAGCAGCCCTGCCCGTACCGCAGGCAGACAAGCTCTCCCTTCCCGTGCCGGAATGGGGAACAGATCCGTCCAAAACCCTGACCCTGCAAGACCGCAATCAGGCACACCTGCTCATGGTCTTCAAAACGGCTCCCATGGGCACTGAAGACGGCCCGGGGCTGGACCTGCTGCAAACCATCCTCTCCGGGCAGAGCGGCCTGCTCTTCAGCGACCTGCGCGACAAGCACGGGCTCGGCTACACGGTCACCGCCTTCCCGTGGCAGTCAGAACTGGCGGGCATTCTGGTGTTCTACATAGGCACAGACCCGGAAAAGGAAGAAGAAGCCCTCGCAGGCTTCCGCCGGGTCATCGCCGACCTGCACGCCAACCTCCTGCCGGAAGAACAGCTTGTCCGTGGTAAAAACCTGATGCGCGGCGATTACTACCGCAACCACCAGAGCCTCGGCAGCCGCAGTTCAGAAGCCGCAGGCCTCGCCTCCTCCGGCT
- a CDS encoding STAS domain-containing protein, with amino-acid sequence MAQSLREVFWEQAEAALQGLEPYLLELEVTEGEADAELLGRVIRTVHGLRGGAELLGMERAVRLARMVECVFSMARDGALVLTQDIVRASLKAWRLFEEMVRLGMDGQEDMEDSLAYHQTYDTLAVLAKSGSELAEELETQYAVPLPDGTPALRVGRYELEKCLRDGSYLYLIEFHAGEDIVAKDNSPLSLLEYLQKSGHVLATHCAVNADVPVDSCLVGGGRLHVLFSTILEPDLVDAVFMMDRGRIHTVDVQAVLDGNGSWRNLTEGGYLSGDAEEGHDEPMEGVDELVQAYNLAMADLQEGGRIPFEPWDDYATAQTVPLLELGMPVQGGGSDEGGNGGTDELVGMEKEWLLPEPVFGGAGQDVGAMAGLEERVGKGVFADLAPVDDLMGDLVDNPLGDLAGDLAYDVTDKVTDDVADSFADSGDFAAAADGVGDASMMPEDAGSGAAEDYSAILLEAAYDELAGGIGDMPDEFSSEDAVSGTFEQDLQVLAEPDADLFMDSGRVPDLSYLDAGREDADSGGILLMLDDEAQNEWQVDAQTTGDRPDMTGTEKIQATLHGFAVSADGEGAVLLLDGDITVAHAGRLREALLDLMQEHASVQVDARAAEGADLTFVQVMLAARKTAETRGVALALKEPVGQAVAEVFRQCGLDVSMQRVGA; translated from the coding sequence ATGGCACAGTCGTTACGGGAAGTTTTTTGGGAACAGGCGGAGGCGGCTCTGCAGGGGTTGGAGCCGTATCTTCTGGAACTGGAAGTGACAGAAGGCGAGGCGGATGCCGAACTGCTCGGACGGGTTATTCGCACTGTGCACGGACTGCGCGGCGGGGCGGAGCTTTTGGGCATGGAACGCGCTGTTCGCTTGGCCCGTATGGTGGAGTGCGTGTTCAGCATGGCCCGGGACGGTGCGCTGGTTTTGACGCAGGACATTGTGCGGGCTTCCCTGAAGGCGTGGCGTCTTTTTGAAGAAATGGTGCGCCTTGGCATGGACGGACAGGAGGATATGGAAGATTCTTTGGCGTATCATCAGACATATGACACGCTTGCCGTGCTTGCCAAGTCCGGTTCCGAACTGGCTGAGGAGCTGGAGACACAGTATGCCGTTCCTCTGCCTGACGGGACACCCGCCTTGCGTGTGGGAAGGTATGAACTGGAAAAATGCCTGCGGGACGGTTCCTATCTGTATCTTATCGAGTTCCATGCGGGGGAGGATATTGTTGCCAAGGACAACTCGCCCCTTAGTCTTCTGGAATATTTGCAGAAGAGCGGACATGTGCTTGCCACGCACTGCGCGGTGAACGCTGATGTGCCTGTGGACTCCTGTCTGGTGGGTGGGGGCAGGTTGCATGTGCTTTTTTCCACCATTCTGGAACCTGACCTTGTGGATGCGGTGTTCATGATGGACAGAGGGCGCATACACACGGTGGATGTGCAGGCTGTGCTGGACGGAAACGGTTCGTGGCGGAATCTCACAGAGGGGGGATATCTTTCCGGCGATGCGGAAGAGGGGCATGACGAACCCATGGAAGGCGTGGATGAACTGGTGCAGGCGTATAATCTTGCCATGGCGGATTTGCAGGAGGGAGGGCGTATTCCCTTTGAGCCGTGGGATGACTATGCGACGGCACAGACCGTTCCTCTGCTGGAACTGGGCATGCCTGTGCAGGGGGGCGGAAGTGATGAAGGGGGGAATGGCGGGACGGATGAGCTTGTCGGTATGGAAAAGGAATGGCTGCTGCCGGAACCTGTTTTCGGGGGTGCCGGACAGGATGTGGGGGCGATGGCTGGCTTGGAGGAGAGGGTGGGCAAAGGGGTGTTTGCAGACCTTGCTCCGGTGGACGACCTGATGGGTGACCTTGTGGATAACCCGTTGGGCGATTTGGCGGGCGACTTGGCATATGACGTTACGGATAAAGTTACGGATGACGTGGCGGACAGTTTTGCCGACAGCGGGGACTTTGCAGCGGCTGCTGACGGGGTTGGCGATGCATCCATGATGCCGGAGGATGCCGGAAGCGGGGCAGCGGAAGACTATTCAGCGATATTGCTTGAAGCCGCGTACGATGAATTGGCGGGGGGCATAGGGGATATGCCGGACGAATTTTCTTCTGAGGATGCGGTGAGCGGAACATTTGAACAGGACCTGCAGGTGCTGGCGGAGCCCGATGCCGACCTGTTCATGGATTCCGGAAGGGTGCCGGATCTTTCCTATCTGGACGCAGGCAGGGAGGATGCGGATTCCGGCGGGATTCTGCTTATGCTTGATGATGAGGCGCAGAACGAATGGCAGGTGGATGCGCAGACGACAGGAGACAGACCCGATATGACGGGCACTGAGAAGATCCAGGCGACGCTGCACGGGTTTGCCGTTTCCGCCGATGGAGAGGGGGCTGTTCTTCTGCTGGACGGCGACATTACCGTTGCCCATGCCGGACGTTTACGTGAAGCCCTGCTGGACCTTATGCAGGAGCACGCCAGCGTGCAGGTGGACGCCCGCGCCGCAGAAGGTGCGGACCTGACCTTTGTTCAGGTGATGCTTGCCGCGCGCAAAACGGCGGAAACCCGCGGCGTGGCCCTTGCCCTGAAAGAGCCGGTGGGCCAGGCCGTGGCGGAAGTGTTCCGGCAGTGCGGGCTGGATGTGTCCATGCAGCGGGTGGGGGCCTGA
- a CDS encoding TIGR03960 family B12-binding radical SAM protein has translation MRELLPLVPKPTRYLGIEEGAVHKQLSAVSLHVALAFPDMYEVGMSYLGQKILYGIINEREDWWAERVFTPCVETATVLRQHGAPLSTLESDTPLHSMHLLGFHVTHELCYTNVLYMLDLGGIPLRSKDRGNTLDIPVVMAGGGCTLAAEPLAPFMDLMALGEGEELMVELLELLRQCREQGTSRQDFLLRAAAISGVYVPSFFQPEDSDKPLVPVRPDIPVPARRVVPNMNTAPFPVIQPVPFGAVHSRLALEIGRGCTRGCRFCQAGIIYRPARERSVEELEGILHKALSATGYDELSFLSLSTGDFSALKTLFTRTVDRCSEEQISVSLPSLRVGSIDDDIMARMAGIRRTGATLAPEAGSQRLRDVINKGVTEEQLLLHVRKLFQHGWQQVKLYFMIGLPTETDADLDAIVDLCRKVRGAAGYVKRLNVTASISPFVPKAHTPFQWEAQIPLTEIRRRITYLRNAFAKEKSMRMRWHEPDSSALEGIFSRGDRRLADVVETAYRKGAVFSSWMEHFALAPYLEALAEHGLSHEEYIAERDIQAPLPWDHINSGISREFLQKERERAYEMAVTDDCRYAGCRLCGVCDVGKQPSLLDRLTPQTTYANVLNFPERDQQAHQPETDERGNVRQTAGESGKPPQLAAELGHKAAHYRIWYSKEGPATFLSQLELQAVFERIFRRARLPMTFSQGFHPLPLISFGKALPVGVASRAEWVNIFLREDMPAQNLFHAIATGFPRGMVPTRIQRLDMGKRQSQAIAEDFLLEYTGPAERRQEFQEALAAFRQSESQIWTRETKKGERTVDIRPIFHKISEETEEGTMLTLDWSSTYVSPLKLVLAALPGFGLLDFRLTKTEQHMD, from the coding sequence ATGCGCGAACTGCTCCCGCTTGTTCCCAAGCCCACGCGATACCTGGGCATAGAAGAAGGTGCCGTACACAAACAGCTAAGCGCAGTCTCCCTGCATGTGGCCCTCGCGTTTCCCGATATGTACGAGGTGGGCATGTCCTACCTCGGACAAAAAATCCTGTACGGCATCATCAACGAGCGGGAAGACTGGTGGGCGGAACGGGTTTTCACTCCCTGTGTGGAAACCGCCACAGTACTGCGGCAACACGGCGCGCCCCTCTCCACGTTGGAGTCGGATACCCCGCTGCACAGCATGCACCTGCTGGGCTTTCATGTAACGCATGAGCTGTGCTACACCAACGTGCTCTACATGCTCGACCTCGGCGGCATCCCCCTGCGCAGCAAGGACAGGGGAAACACGCTGGATATTCCCGTGGTCATGGCGGGCGGCGGCTGCACGCTGGCTGCGGAACCCCTTGCCCCGTTCATGGATCTCATGGCACTTGGCGAGGGCGAAGAACTCATGGTGGAACTGCTGGAGCTTCTCCGGCAATGCAGGGAACAGGGCACCTCCCGGCAGGATTTCCTGCTCCGCGCCGCCGCCATTTCCGGTGTGTACGTGCCTTCATTTTTCCAACCGGAAGACAGCGATAAACCGCTCGTCCCCGTCCGCCCGGACATCCCGGTTCCGGCACGGCGCGTGGTTCCGAACATGAACACCGCGCCCTTCCCGGTTATCCAGCCGGTTCCGTTCGGTGCCGTGCACAGCCGTCTCGCGCTGGAAATTGGCCGCGGCTGCACCCGCGGCTGCCGCTTCTGTCAGGCGGGCATCATCTACCGTCCGGCGCGGGAACGCTCAGTGGAAGAACTGGAAGGCATCCTGCATAAGGCGCTCAGCGCCACGGGCTACGACGAGCTTTCCTTCCTCTCCCTGTCCACGGGCGATTTTTCCGCGCTGAAAACCCTGTTCACCCGCACGGTAGACCGGTGCAGTGAAGAACAGATTTCCGTCTCCCTGCCCTCCCTGCGCGTAGGCTCCATAGATGACGACATCATGGCACGCATGGCGGGCATACGCCGTACAGGAGCCACCCTCGCCCCGGAGGCAGGCAGCCAGCGCCTGCGCGACGTGATAAACAAGGGCGTAACCGAAGAACAGCTGTTGCTCCATGTGCGCAAACTCTTCCAGCACGGCTGGCAGCAGGTAAAGCTTTACTTCATGATCGGCCTGCCCACGGAAACAGATGCCGATCTGGACGCCATAGTAGACCTGTGCCGCAAGGTACGCGGGGCTGCGGGCTACGTGAAAAGGCTCAACGTCACCGCCTCCATTTCCCCCTTCGTACCCAAGGCGCATACGCCGTTCCAATGGGAGGCACAGATTCCCCTTACGGAAATCCGCCGCCGCATCACCTACCTGCGCAACGCGTTCGCCAAGGAAAAAAGCATGCGCATGCGCTGGCATGAACCGGACTCCAGCGCGCTGGAAGGCATTTTCTCGCGCGGCGACCGGCGTCTTGCAGATGTGGTGGAAACCGCCTACCGCAAGGGCGCGGTTTTCAGCAGCTGGATGGAGCACTTCGCCCTTGCCCCGTATCTGGAAGCCCTTGCGGAACACGGCCTTAGCCATGAAGAATATATCGCGGAACGCGACATACAGGCCCCCCTGCCGTGGGACCATATCAACAGCGGCATATCCCGTGAGTTTTTACAGAAAGAACGGGAACGCGCCTACGAAATGGCTGTGACGGATGACTGCCGCTATGCCGGGTGCCGCCTGTGCGGCGTGTGCGATGTGGGCAAACAGCCGTCCCTGCTGGACCGCCTTACTCCGCAGACCACATACGCCAACGTCCTGAATTTTCCTGAACGCGACCAGCAGGCCCATCAGCCGGAAACGGACGAGAGGGGCAACGTGCGACAAACGGCGGGAGAGAGCGGCAAGCCTCCGCAACTAGCCGCCGAATTGGGCCACAAGGCTGCGCATTACCGCATATGGTACAGTAAGGAAGGACCGGCAACCTTCCTCTCCCAGTTGGAGTTGCAGGCGGTGTTCGAACGCATATTCCGCCGTGCCCGCCTGCCCATGACCTTCTCGCAGGGCTTCCATCCCCTGCCGCTCATTTCCTTCGGCAAGGCGCTGCCCGTGGGCGTTGCCAGCAGGGCGGAATGGGTGAACATCTTCCTGCGCGAAGACATGCCCGCCCAGAACCTGTTTCACGCCATCGCCACCGGATTTCCCCGGGGCATGGTTCCCACGCGCATCCAGCGGCTGGATATGGGCAAACGCCAGTCACAGGCCATTGCCGAAGATTTTCTGCTGGAATACACAGGTCCGGCCGAACGCCGTCAGGAATTTCAGGAAGCGCTTGCAGCGTTCCGCCAGTCGGAATCCCAGATATGGACCCGGGAAACCAAAAAAGGGGAACGCACCGTAGATATCCGCCCGATCTTTCACAAGATATCGGAAGAAACGGAAGAAGGCACCATGCTCACGCTGGACTGGTCATCCACCTACGTCTCGCCGCTCAAGCTCGTGCTGGCGGCACTGCCCGGCTTCGGGTTGCTGGATTTCCGTCTCACCAAAACGGAACAGCATATGGATTGA